Proteins from one Astatotilapia calliptera chromosome 8, fAstCal1.2, whole genome shotgun sequence genomic window:
- the bccip gene encoding protein BCCIP homolog → MASLAKKRAVGFGEKPEESDNSSDENPEEEDDSGEEDSEASDEEINEEVVVDFEAHTISDNDFNGIKKLLQQLFLKAHVNTSEMTDIIIQQNHVGSVVKQAEVPEDSDDDDDPNEVFGFITMLNLTERKGVQCVEEVKELIVDQCEKNASHIVTEQLEKIFNDNSKPVGLLLSERFINVPPQIALPLHKQLQEEIAEAQRTNKPSGRCHYCLIISKTCREETKSIPATGGAPKEEYMFVNAEEEFFYEQAILKFHYTVQEEADSCLSGRWSFTDVPMKPFRTVMLIPTDRMPAIMEKLKEYLSV, encoded by the exons ATGGCTTCATTGGCTAAGAAAAGGGCAGTAGGTTTTGGTGAAAAACCCGAGGAAAGTGACAACAGCTCCGATGAGAATCCAGAGGAGGAAGACGATTCCGGAGAAGAGGACAGTGAGGCGTCAGATGAGGAAATTAATGAG GAGGTCGTTGTAGACTTTGAAGCTCACACCATCTCAGACAATGACTTCAACGGCATAAAGAAGCTGCTGCAGCAG CTTTTCTTAAAAGCTCATGTGAATACATCAGAGATGACAGACATCATCATCCAACAAAATCATGTTGGAAGTGTCGTCAAG CAAGCTGAGGTGCCCGAAGACAGCGACGATGATGACGACCCAAATGAAGTGTTTGGCTTCATCACCATGCTCAACCTCACAGAGAGAAAG GGTGTACAATGTGtggaggaggtgaaggagctGATTGTGGATCAGTGTGAGAAGAATGCTTCTCATATTGTGACAGAACAGCTGGAGAAGATCTTTAATGATAACAGCAAGCCTGTGGGGCTGCTGCTAAGTGAGCGCTTCATCAATGTGCCTCCACAGATTGCCCTTCCACTGCACAAACAGCTCCA GGAAGAAATCGCTGAAGCTCAGAGGACAAATAAGCCCAGTGGGAGGTGCCACTACTGCCTGATTATCAGCAAGACCTGTAGAGAAGAGACCAAGAGCATCCCAGCCACAGGAGGAGCTCCCAAAGAGGAATACATGTTTGTCAATGCAGAGGAGGAATTCTTTTATGAG CAAGCCATCTTGAAGTTCCACTACACAGTCCAAGAAGAGGCAGACTCCTGTTTAAGTGGGAGGTGGTCATTTACGGATGTGCCCATGAAGCCTTTTAGGACTGTGATGCTGATACCCACAGACAGAATGCCTGCCATCATGGAGAAACTCAAAGAATATCTATCAGTGTGA